The genomic DNA CCTGCTCGAAATCGACGTGGCCGATGTGGTAGACGCCGCCGCGCGGCAGCTCACCCGCCGCACCTGGTCGGGCACCGCCCCTGGGGACCGCCGCCCGACCGGCTTTCGCCGGGTCGGCTGACCAGCTGGGGCACACTCACGGGGGTCCACGTTCGGGATCCGCCTCCGCCAGCGCCGCCGCATAGGCCGCCAACGCACTCGGCCAGAACTGTTCGAGGTAGTCACGGGCATCACCGAGCCCCCTCGGATCCAGGCTGTACATCCGGCGATTGCCGAGCGGACGCCGCATCACCAGGCGCGCGGCCCGCAGCACCTTCAGATGCTGGGAAACCGCCGAACTGCTCACCCGGGCGATCGCGGCCAGTTCGTTCACGGAGTGCGGGCCGCGTGCCAGCGTTTCGAACAACGCCCGCCGGGTGGGGTCGGCCAGCGCTTCGAGCGCCCGCACTCCGTTAGTCACCACTTCAATAGTCTGCGCAGCTGTGCGCGATTCTTCAAGATCGCCCCTATAACGCATAAAGCCAGCTTGTCACCGCTGACACGGCATGTCTTGATCACATCGTTATCTGAATCGAGCGTTTTCCCAGGACTGTGAAGGTAGCCACAGGATTGCGGACACCACCGCGCACTGTCGTAACTTCATCGGCATGCCCGTGACCGATTCGTTACCGACTGTTCGTCCGAGCACCGCCGCATCCCGTCGCCGCCGCGCCGCTGGCCGCTCGCTCGCCCTCGCCGCCGCGGTCGGCATCAGCCTCACCACCGTCAACGCATTCGGACCTGAGGAGGCAGGTGCCGCCTCCGCCGCCGAGATCGTCCGCACCCCTCGCGTGCTCATCGACTCGACCACCGACCTGACGAAGTTCACCGCCTTCTCTTCGCGTGAAGTCACGAGCCCGGAACTCCCGCCGCTGCCCGGACTCCCCGAGATCACCGTCGAACAGACCCCGTGGGCGGAGCATCTTCTCGCCCAGCTGGCGCCGCCTCCCCCGCCCCCGCCCGCGCCCCCGCGCCCGACCACCGTCCGGCCTACCGC from Nocardia higoensis includes the following:
- a CDS encoding M23 family metallopeptidase, which encodes MPVTDSLPTVRPSTAASRRRRAAGRSLALAAAVGISLTTVNAFGPEEAGAASAAEIVRTPRVLIDSTTDLTKFTAFSSREVTSPELPPLPGLPEITVEQTPWAEHLLAQLAPPPPPPPAPPRPTTVRPTAGVLTSGFGYRWGAMHAGLDFGDPLGAPIAAVTDGVVIEAGPAGGFGLWVRVQQDDGSIGVYGHMNDILVSVGQPVRAGDVIATVGSRGYSTGPHLHYEVHLPGVGPIDPAGWLSARGIDVHH
- a CDS encoding metalloregulator ArsR/SmtB family transcription factor, which gives rise to MVTNGVRALEALADPTRRALFETLARGPHSVNELAAIARVSSSAVSQHLKVLRAARLVMRRPLGNRRMYSLDPRGLGDARDYLEQFWPSALAAYAAALAEADPERGPP